From one Polynucleobacter sp. UK-FUSCHL-C3 genomic stretch:
- a CDS encoding enoyl-CoA hydratase/isomerase family protein, which yields MNANARVYVEIKGKFAHLFFDQPAARNAMTQEMYEQLRSICLELNQNSQVRAVILRGIGGKSFVSGSDIAQFTAFKDGEDGVRYEKLIDHYLGPLQQLCMPSIAVIDGLAVGGGLAIASLCDFRIATPTAKFGVPIARTLGNTLSPSNIAWLVAHLGVAIVKRMLLLAELIPASELHTQGFVYKIGEQEQLEQMALDLAEQLSALAPVTQKASKQIMARVIHHSLPDCSDLIREVYGSSDFKDGVRSFLAGEPAQWKGK from the coding sequence ATGAATGCCAATGCTCGCGTCTATGTGGAGATCAAAGGGAAGTTTGCGCATCTCTTTTTTGATCAGCCCGCTGCACGCAATGCAATGACCCAAGAGATGTATGAGCAATTGCGCAGTATTTGTCTGGAGCTTAATCAGAACTCTCAAGTACGTGCAGTTATTTTGCGAGGTATTGGCGGTAAATCCTTTGTTTCTGGAAGTGATATTGCGCAGTTCACTGCTTTTAAGGATGGTGAGGATGGAGTTCGGTATGAGAAACTCATTGATCACTACCTAGGCCCTCTCCAGCAATTATGCATGCCCTCCATTGCGGTCATTGATGGTTTAGCTGTCGGTGGCGGCTTAGCAATTGCATCTCTGTGCGACTTCCGAATTGCAACGCCTACCGCTAAGTTCGGAGTTCCCATCGCCCGTACTCTTGGTAACACTTTATCGCCGAGTAATATTGCTTGGTTAGTGGCCCACCTTGGTGTTGCTATTGTTAAACGGATGTTGCTCCTAGCAGAGTTAATCCCCGCATCCGAGCTACATACCCAAGGCTTCGTCTACAAAATTGGTGAGCAAGAACAACTTGAGCAAATGGCACTTGACTTAGCAGAACAGCTCTCAGCCTTGGCTCCCGTGACTCAGAAGGCATCGAAGCAGATCATGGCACGGGTAATCCATCACTCTTTACCTGATTGCAGTGATTTAATCCGTGAGGTGTATGGCAGCTCTGACTTTAAAGATGGAGTGCGTTCGTTTTTAGCAGGTGAGCCTGCGCAGTGGAAAGGAAAGTAA
- a CDS encoding winged helix DNA-binding protein, protein MDLLSNYFSFAESRDKIHLKYKVSHRECIILRMIASAHYEGHKLTVSDVIQMKSIASPATSHASLKALIEKKLIENRPCAKDARVKKLIPTEKAMKLYKELGMLLIQDKKN, encoded by the coding sequence ATGGACCTACTGTCTAATTACTTTAGTTTTGCTGAAAGTCGTGACAAGATTCATCTTAAGTACAAGGTAAGTCATCGTGAGTGCATCATTCTTCGCATGATAGCTAGCGCCCATTATGAGGGTCATAAATTAACAGTGTCTGATGTGATTCAGATGAAATCGATTGCCTCACCTGCAACTTCGCATGCTTCTTTGAAGGCCCTGATCGAGAAAAAATTGATTGAGAACAGGCCGTGTGCCAAAGATGCTAGGGTAAAAAAATTAATACCCACTGAGAAAGCAATGAAGCTCTATAAAGAGCTTGGCATGTTACTCATTCAAGATAAGAAGAACTAG
- a CDS encoding CoA transferase has product MNSSTESTKRPLPLAGVKVLDVSQVMAGPYSCMLLADMGADVIKIEPPGGGDQTRGAMGFKMKGPDSMGFLNMNRNKRSIAINLKSEAGKSVLFKLVKEADILVENYRPGVMKRLGVGYEVMSKINPALVYVSISGFGQSGPWAERPGFDLMAQAMSGIMSVTGHGDGKPVKAGVPVADIGCALFATYAALSAYIGAKNTGQGQYIDASLFDSALAFSIWDTSEYWGTGQPPVALGTANRMTAPYQAVKAKDGYFVMGATNNKLWQKLCEILQRPDLIQDPQYQTIAGRLGQREQLIHELESSFALKTADEWIDLLLAQGIPAGPILDYPQAFDSEHGKHRQMRIEIDHPLEGKVPNIGFAVKMQGTPQEVRRHPPLLGEHTQEVLMQAGFTDDEIKLLEQQGAFAA; this is encoded by the coding sequence ATGAATTCTTCTACAGAAAGCACTAAACGCCCCCTTCCTCTGGCTGGTGTCAAAGTTCTTGATGTGAGTCAAGTGATGGCCGGTCCCTACTCCTGCATGTTACTGGCGGATATGGGTGCCGATGTTATTAAGATAGAGCCTCCGGGTGGAGGCGATCAAACACGCGGTGCGATGGGATTCAAGATGAAGGGTCCCGATAGCATGGGATTTCTCAATATGAATCGTAATAAACGAAGCATTGCGATCAATCTCAAGTCGGAAGCAGGCAAATCCGTTCTGTTTAAGCTGGTTAAAGAAGCCGATATCTTGGTCGAGAACTATCGTCCTGGTGTCATGAAACGCTTAGGCGTTGGCTATGAGGTCATGAGCAAGATTAATCCTGCGCTCGTTTATGTCAGCATCTCGGGCTTTGGTCAGAGCGGTCCTTGGGCTGAGCGCCCAGGTTTTGATTTAATGGCTCAGGCGATGTCAGGGATCATGAGTGTCACCGGGCATGGTGATGGTAAACCCGTGAAAGCGGGAGTACCGGTTGCTGATATTGGTTGTGCCCTCTTTGCAACGTATGCCGCTCTCTCCGCATATATTGGGGCGAAGAATACCGGTCAAGGACAATACATCGATGCCTCTTTATTTGATTCTGCTTTGGCCTTCTCCATCTGGGATACCTCCGAATACTGGGGCACCGGTCAACCACCAGTTGCACTAGGCACCGCTAATCGCATGACCGCGCCGTATCAGGCGGTTAAAGCCAAGGATGGTTATTTTGTGATGGGTGCAACCAATAACAAACTCTGGCAGAAACTCTGTGAGATTTTGCAACGGCCTGACCTGATCCAAGATCCCCAATACCAAACCATTGCGGGTCGCCTAGGTCAGCGCGAGCAATTAATTCATGAGCTTGAGAGCTCTTTTGCCTTAAAGACTGCGGATGAGTGGATTGATTTACTCTTGGCGCAAGGCATACCAGCGGGTCCTATCCTAGATTATCCGCAAGCATTTGACAGCGAGCATGGTAAGCATCGCCAAATGCGTATCGAGATCGATCACCCGCTTGAGGGTAAGGTCCCCAACATTGGTTTTGCGGTCAAGATGCAAGGTACTCCGCAAGAAGTTCGGCGTCATCCTCCTCTTCTGGGTGAGCATACCCAAGAGGTCCTAATGCAAGCAGGATTTACAGATGATGAGATTAAATTATTAGAACAACAAGGAGCCTTTGCCGCATGA
- a CDS encoding MATE family efflux transporter has translation MSFYRISRLREDIPELLKLAGPLLVGQLAVITFGVLDTAMTARYSSEDLAALAMASAIFISVYVGLTGVIAALTPIAGQLFGAKHYAEIGEEVRQAGWLAVGLTIVGTLILLNADHLLAISQVNLDLENKARLYLQILALGLPASMGMRVLMSFHNAVSRPGIITILQLIGLAAKFPLNALFIYGGFGIDAMGGPGCAVATVIINWLWFFSILIIVLWGQFYKPFNIFERFSWPKWHRIWTLLRLGAPIGLSYFIEVTSYTFMSLFIARLGTTTLAGHQIVANLGTVIYMVPLSLAIATMTLVSQSIGAGKQHRAEEIGWSSVLFTGGLCIVIGLLVWVLRFQLLDLYDPTPDVKLLAAPLFLFICFYQLVDSVQVVAAFILRAYRISFLPMIVYAGSLWCIGLGGGYLLGFNVFGNTPTLLQGVNGFWIANSLSLAVAAALLLWIFRRTAAHYERTKPPVTV, from the coding sequence ATGTCCTTTTATCGAATCTCGCGATTGCGAGAAGATATTCCTGAGCTTCTCAAATTAGCCGGTCCTCTTTTGGTAGGCCAACTAGCCGTCATTACATTTGGGGTCTTAGATACGGCAATGACCGCACGCTATTCCTCAGAAGATCTTGCGGCATTAGCGATGGCAAGTGCAATCTTTATTAGTGTTTATGTAGGTTTGACCGGTGTAATTGCCGCCCTCACCCCCATTGCGGGTCAACTCTTTGGGGCAAAGCATTATGCGGAGATTGGTGAAGAGGTTCGTCAGGCTGGCTGGCTGGCGGTCGGCTTGACGATCGTTGGCACCCTGATTCTTTTGAACGCTGACCACTTGCTAGCGATCTCACAGGTCAATCTTGATTTAGAGAACAAAGCCCGCTTATATCTTCAGATCCTTGCCTTAGGCCTACCTGCCAGCATGGGCATGCGGGTTTTAATGTCTTTTCATAATGCCGTTTCCAGACCAGGCATTATTACCATCCTTCAGTTGATTGGTTTAGCCGCTAAGTTTCCGCTTAATGCGCTCTTCATCTACGGCGGCTTTGGCATTGATGCAATGGGAGGCCCCGGTTGTGCCGTTGCCACCGTCATCATTAATTGGTTGTGGTTTTTCTCAATCTTGATCATTGTGCTGTGGGGTCAGTTTTATAAGCCCTTTAATATTTTTGAGCGCTTTAGCTGGCCTAAATGGCATCGTATCTGGACACTATTACGCTTAGGCGCACCCATTGGTTTAAGTTATTTCATTGAGGTCACCTCGTATACCTTTATGTCCCTATTTATTGCTCGTCTGGGAACTACTACCCTTGCAGGGCATCAGATCGTGGCTAATTTAGGTACGGTAATCTATATGGTGCCACTCTCATTAGCAATTGCGACCATGACTCTTGTTTCCCAATCGATTGGGGCAGGCAAACAACATCGCGCAGAAGAAATTGGTTGGTCGTCCGTTCTATTCACTGGCGGCTTATGTATTGTGATTGGTCTATTAGTTTGGGTGCTGCGATTTCAGTTGCTTGATCTGTACGACCCAACTCCCGATGTCAAACTATTAGCAGCGCCTCTATTCTTATTTATTTGCTTTTATCAATTGGTAGACTCAGTACAAGTTGTAGCTGCATTTATTCTGCGGGCCTATCGCATCTCTTTCTTGCCAATGATTGTGTATGCCGGCTCTCTCTGGTGTATCGGTCTAGGCGGCGGCTATCTCTTGGGCTTTAATGTGTTTGGTAATACGCCAACACTATTACAAGGAGTCAATGGATTTTGGATTGCAAATAGTTTGAGTCTAGCTGTAGCTGCTGCCCTATTACTCTGGATTTTTAGAAGAACGGCAGCCCACTATGAAAGAACTAAGCCGCCGGTCACGGTCTAG
- a CDS encoding tripartite tricarboxylate transporter substrate binding protein, which produces MPSDLSRNRSGLIQRALIGLSILLGSFAVHAQTNSSWPRETIRIVVSFTPGGAPDTLARVLAEDWQKTLGVPILVDNRPGHGGNIGADLVAKSNPDGYTLLIGTVGIHAINGALYEKLPYDPIADFTPISFLASTPNVLIVNKQLGVQSLKELITLAKSKPNELTFGSSGTGTSIHMSGELFKDLAGVQIRHIPYKGRAQSLPDLVSGRISMLFDNLASAQPLIRANEVIALGVTTLKRSPSAPDIPTLAEQGLRGFEAVSWFSLMAPAKLPKEIQARLNQLTVQTLSKPEIRSRLSNGGLDPNPGSPEELSRYIQQEASKWRKIVQQSGARAE; this is translated from the coding sequence ATGCCTAGTGATTTAAGTCGAAATCGAAGCGGTTTAATACAAAGAGCTCTCATAGGGCTCAGCATACTACTTGGTAGTTTTGCTGTTCATGCTCAGACTAATTCATCATGGCCTAGAGAGACCATCCGGATTGTGGTGAGCTTTACCCCGGGTGGTGCGCCTGATACCTTGGCGCGAGTCTTGGCGGAGGATTGGCAAAAGACCTTAGGTGTTCCCATTCTGGTTGATAACCGCCCTGGTCATGGCGGCAATATTGGCGCAGATCTAGTTGCTAAAAGTAATCCAGATGGCTATACCTTATTGATTGGAACCGTAGGTATTCATGCGATTAATGGCGCTCTTTACGAGAAGTTACCCTATGACCCGATTGCGGATTTCACGCCCATTAGTTTTCTAGCAAGCACCCCCAATGTGCTGATTGTTAACAAACAGCTAGGTGTTCAATCGCTCAAAGAGCTTATTACTCTGGCCAAGTCAAAACCCAATGAGCTAACCTTTGGCTCCTCTGGTACGGGAACTTCAATCCATATGTCCGGGGAACTCTTTAAAGATCTGGCAGGTGTTCAGATCCGTCATATTCCATACAAAGGCAGAGCACAATCTCTCCCCGATCTTGTAAGCGGACGCATCTCCATGCTCTTTGATAACTTGGCATCAGCACAACCATTAATTAGAGCCAATGAAGTCATCGCCTTAGGTGTAACAACCCTCAAGCGCTCGCCATCAGCCCCAGATATTCCGACTTTGGCAGAGCAGGGATTAAGAGGGTTTGAGGCGGTATCGTGGTTCTCCTTGATGGCCCCAGCTAAATTGCCTAAAGAGATACAAGCTCGCCTCAATCAATTAACCGTTCAGACCTTATCAAAACCAGAGATTCGGTCTCGTCTCTCAAACGGGGGGTTAGATCCTAACCCAGGCAGCCCTGAAGAGCTCAGTCGCTATATTCAGCAAGAAGCCTCTAAATGGCGCAAGATTGTTCAGCAGTCTGGTGCAAGGGCGGAATAA